In the genome of Marispirochaeta sp., one region contains:
- a CDS encoding pyridoxamine 5'-phosphate oxidase family protein: MAKLPPEVLTAIEKTNPTCIATSSADGVPNIVYVTYVKAVDDQTMVVADNKFQKTRQNLDENPRLSVVVLDPDTKKSYQIKGKVDCAADGARYQEVVDWVHVNHPQLTPKAAFYMNVEEVYSGADRLS, encoded by the coding sequence ATGGCTAAATTACCCCCGGAAGTACTTACCGCGATCGAAAAGACAAACCCCACATGTATTGCCACCTCCAGTGCCGATGGTGTTCCGAATATTGTGTACGTAACCTATGTTAAAGCCGTGGATGACCAGACCATGGTGGTGGCGGACAACAAGTTTCAGAAGACCCGGCAGAACCTGGATGAAAATCCCCGCTTGAGTGTGGTTGTCCTGGACCCGGATACGAAAAAGTCCTATCAGATTAAGGGTAAGGTTGATTGTGCTGCAGACGGAGCAAGATACCAGGAAGTAGTTGACTGGGTCCACGTTAATCATCCGCAGTTGACACCGAAAGCCGCGTTTTATATGAATGTGGAAGAGGTCTATTCCGGAGCCGACCGGCTGTCCTGA
- a CDS encoding C-GCAxxG-C-C family (seleno)protein, whose product MIRKKGSIQDIVNTGLAQRENLNCAETILFAANQAYRLNLPPEALKLSAAFGGGMGVEKSCGAITGGVMAISSIFVKGRAKVDERFKEINRELFRRVQEELGSTDCDRLKEMYRDEVLGCHNVIARIGGILENLIDEELKAT is encoded by the coding sequence ATGATTCGGAAAAAAGGTTCTATTCAGGATATTGTTAACACCGGGCTTGCGCAAAGAGAAAACCTGAACTGTGCGGAAACCATACTTTTCGCCGCAAACCAGGCCTACCGGCTCAATCTTCCGCCGGAAGCTCTCAAGCTCTCGGCGGCCTTCGGCGGCGGCATGGGGGTGGAGAAGAGCTGCGGAGCGATAACCGGCGGCGTCATGGCCATAAGTTCAATCTTTGTAAAAGGCCGGGCCAAGGTTGATGAACGCTTCAAGGAGATTAACCGGGAACTCTTTCGCCGGGTCCAGGAGGAGCTTGGGTCAACGGACTGCGACCGTCTTAAGGAGATGTACCGCGACGAGGTACTCGGGTGTCACAATGTAATTGCGCGTATCGGCGGCATTCTCGAAAATCTTATAGACGAAGAGCTTAAAGCTACCTGA
- a CDS encoding hemerythrin domain-containing protein — MKKHMCLKPRGCLMIEHRLIERAIEILTVERDRLKAGGTLDPVFIDKMVDFIRTYADRTHHGKEEDILFESLESKDLSPEEKSLMRELIDEHRYGRELTQRLVTAKDAVLEGDKAQLAKLLDAVNKLVEFYPEHIRKEDERFFPDTERHYDKAELDAMLREFYDFDMQMIHEKYRKTVEGIEEEKESV; from the coding sequence ATGAAAAAACATATGTGCCTCAAACCCCGGGGATGTCTGATGATAGAGCATCGCCTGATTGAACGGGCAATAGAGATCCTGACGGTTGAGAGGGACCGCTTGAAAGCCGGTGGAACGCTTGACCCGGTTTTCATTGACAAAATGGTGGATTTCATCCGCACCTACGCGGACCGTACACACCATGGCAAAGAGGAGGACATCCTTTTTGAGAGTCTTGAAAGCAAGGATCTATCCCCTGAAGAAAAGAGCCTCATGCGTGAGCTTATCGATGAACACAGGTACGGCCGCGAACTGACGCAGCGGCTGGTAACAGCGAAAGATGCCGTTCTGGAAGGAGACAAGGCTCAGCTCGCGAAGTTACTGGATGCGGTGAACAAACTTGTCGAGTTCTACCCCGAGCATATCCGCAAAGAGGATGAGCGCTTCTTTCCCGACACAGAGCGGCACTACGACAAAGCGGAACTTGACGCCATGCTGCGTGAGTTCTATGACTTTGACATGCAGATGATCCACGAGAAGTACCGGAAAACCGTGGAAGGCATCGAGGAAGAAAAGGAAAGCGTATAG
- a CDS encoding DUF134 domain-containing protein: MPRPQKNRIVSKPPLYSSFKPTGVRKRGLKQIALSLDEYEAVRLADYAQLDHEEAAVQMEISRSTFTRLLERARKKVAAFMVEGRELFVEGGCVHFRRNLMRCLSCGEIFSVGFDEELSACPGCGSADVEDMADGFGHGNCCRQYSRETGGKDYAKR, from the coding sequence GTGCCCAGGCCGCAGAAGAACAGAATCGTAAGCAAACCTCCTCTCTACTCTTCTTTTAAACCGACGGGGGTCAGAAAACGGGGATTGAAGCAGATAGCCCTCTCTCTGGACGAGTATGAGGCGGTACGACTTGCAGATTATGCGCAGCTGGATCATGAAGAGGCGGCGGTGCAGATGGAGATTTCCCGCTCCACCTTCACCCGGCTCCTGGAGCGGGCCCGGAAAAAGGTGGCCGCTTTTATGGTGGAGGGACGGGAGCTTTTCGTCGAGGGAGGCTGCGTCCATTTCAGGAGAAACCTGATGCGCTGTCTCAGCTGCGGCGAAATTTTCAGTGTCGGGTTTGACGAGGAGCTATCTGCCTGTCCGGGCTGCGGTTCCGCGGATGTCGAGGATATGGCCGATGGTTTCGGTCATGGTAATTGTTGCCGGCAGTACAGCCGGGAAACAGGAGGTAAAGATTATGCCAAGAGGTGA
- a CDS encoding ATP-binding protein encodes MKIAIASGKGGTGKTTLSVNLAAYLAQERPVVLTDLDVEEPNSGLFLHGQLEESREMHRMVPSWDSNTCTLCGLCQQVCNFNAVIKLGDRVMVFPELCHGCYACSELCPAGALPMVPVKMGEIRRYRIDGVSFIDSRLDIGQEQAVPLIARTLSYVDEWYPGDVCKIYDSPPGTSCPVIEAVKDADFVLLVTEPTPFGLNDLKLAVETVQGLNKRFAVVINRDGLGNADVRSWCETEKIEVIAGIPNRREIAEMYSRGELLYKTLPEVARELEKIDAFLQNLAEKERGQ; translated from the coding sequence ATGAAAATAGCAATCGCCAGCGGGAAAGGCGGAACCGGCAAGACTACGCTTTCGGTTAATCTTGCCGCCTACCTCGCGCAGGAACGGCCTGTGGTACTGACGGACCTGGATGTGGAGGAGCCGAATTCCGGACTTTTCCTTCATGGCCAGCTGGAAGAGTCCAGAGAGATGCACCGCATGGTTCCATCCTGGGATTCAAATACCTGTACCCTTTGCGGGTTATGCCAGCAGGTCTGCAATTTCAATGCTGTAATCAAGCTGGGCGACCGGGTCATGGTTTTCCCCGAATTGTGCCACGGGTGCTACGCCTGTTCCGAGCTCTGCCCTGCCGGGGCGCTTCCTATGGTCCCGGTAAAAATGGGGGAGATCCGGCGCTACCGGATAGACGGGGTGTCGTTTATTGACAGCCGGCTGGATATTGGTCAGGAACAGGCGGTTCCCCTGATTGCCCGGACCCTGTCCTATGTGGATGAGTGGTATCCGGGGGATGTATGTAAAATCTACGATTCTCCCCCGGGGACCTCATGTCCGGTAATTGAGGCGGTCAAGGATGCAGATTTTGTCCTGCTGGTTACCGAGCCGACCCCTTTCGGCTTGAACGATTTAAAACTGGCGGTAGAAACAGTGCAGGGTCTCAATAAGCGGTTTGCTGTCGTTATAAATCGTGACGGCCTTGGAAACGCTGATGTCCGTTCCTGGTGTGAGACAGAAAAGATTGAGGTCATTGCCGGAATCCCAAACCGGCGGGAAATAGCGGAAATGTACTCCCGGGGAGAACTGCTCTACAAAACACTGCCGGAGGTTGCCCGGGAACTTGAAAAGATTGATGCATTCCTGCAGAACCTGGCGGAAAAGGAACGGGGACAATGA
- a CDS encoding ATP-binding protein, with amino-acid sequence MKEIVVISGKGGTGKTSLTASFAVLGGESLVTADCDVDAADMHILLEPDFSKAEDFYSGVLAVIDPNLCTGCGECDRVCRFDALEEKDGIYSVIPLNCEGCSYCARICPQEVIRMEDQNVGEWYESRIKTGTVMVHARLGIGAENSGKLVAKVKNEAKRIAREQGREIVLVDGSPGIGCPVVSSLSGADFVVFVTEPTVSGLHDLKRVHELVRKFGIPAGCIINKADLNPETAELVKEFLAEAKIRHLADLPYNESFTRAMVQGKTIVEVDNGNLKTSISDCWQNILALVNEQGE; translated from the coding sequence ATGAAAGAGATTGTAGTTATTTCCGGCAAAGGCGGAACCGGTAAAACCTCGCTGACAGCATCCTTTGCGGTTCTTGGCGGAGAATCCCTGGTAACTGCGGACTGTGACGTGGATGCCGCGGACATGCATATTCTGCTTGAGCCGGATTTCAGTAAGGCTGAGGATTTCTACAGCGGGGTGCTGGCAGTAATTGATCCGAACCTGTGTACGGGCTGCGGGGAGTGCGACCGGGTATGCCGCTTCGATGCCCTGGAAGAAAAAGACGGAATCTATTCGGTAATCCCCCTTAACTGTGAGGGCTGCAGTTATTGCGCCAGAATCTGTCCGCAGGAAGTAATCCGTATGGAAGATCAGAATGTCGGCGAGTGGTATGAATCCCGGATCAAGACAGGCACCGTAATGGTTCATGCCCGGCTTGGTATCGGGGCCGAGAATTCCGGCAAGCTGGTAGCCAAGGTAAAGAACGAGGCAAAGCGGATTGCCCGGGAACAGGGCAGAGAGATCGTCCTCGTGGACGGTTCTCCCGGAATCGGATGCCCGGTTGTATCGTCTCTTTCCGGTGCCGACTTTGTGGTCTTTGTAACCGAGCCTACTGTATCGGGCCTCCACGATCTGAAGCGTGTCCATGAGCTGGTGCGCAAATTCGGTATTCCTGCAGGCTGCATAATAAACAAGGCTGATCTGAATCCGGAAACCGCGGAGCTTGTAAAGGAGTTTCTTGCGGAGGCAAAGATCAGGCATCTCGCGGATTTGCCCTACAATGAATCCTTTACCCGGGCCATGGTTCAGGGAAAGACGATTGTCGAAGTGGACAATGGTAATCTGAAAACAAGTATCTCGGATTGCTGGCAGAACATACTTGCACTAGTAAATGAACAAGGAGAATGA
- a CDS encoding NifB/NifX family molybdenum-iron cluster-binding protein, which translates to MRIAFTAKGTDAESMMDPRFGRTEFILIFDEEKNEYTSFDNREIDGVAHGAGPQTAQKLFELKPDVLLTGNGPGGNAATALSQADIKIYTGAGSMKVAEAYEAYKQGKLTEF; encoded by the coding sequence ATGAGAATTGCTTTTACCGCAAAAGGAACTGACGCTGAATCCATGATGGACCCCAGATTCGGCCGGACCGAGTTTATTCTCATCTTCGATGAAGAAAAGAATGAATACACAAGCTTTGATAACCGTGAAATTGACGGTGTAGCCCACGGCGCAGGCCCCCAGACGGCCCAGAAACTTTTTGAACTAAAACCGGATGTACTGCTTACAGGGAATGGTCCGGGAGGGAACGCCGCTACAGCTTTGTCCCAGGCGGACATAAAAATTTACACCGGTGCCGGAAGCATGAAGGTCGCGGAAGCTTATGAGGCGTACAAGCAGGGCAAGCTGACAGAGTTTTAG
- a CDS encoding radical SAM protein — translation MTRLFGPVPSRRLGMSLGIDLVPHKVCSFNCVYCECGATTNLTIERREYVPADEVISELSSFLKENPKPDYLTFSGAGEPVLNSGIGKVLESIKKEFPQIPAAVLTNGSLFGDPDVRKALLPADLVLPSLDAASERTFRRIDRPHRGINLDAYIQGLVDFRQEYSGEIWLEVMILPGYNDNRNDLSLLKEAILRIKPDKLQLNSLDRPGTIKDLQAADEATLKAVVDYWGLDNVEIIAPAIVRKKTKVYRADTESAIVETLKRRPCTLQDLEKILGIHINELNKYLSVLEASGRVEAVSQQRGLFYRYCGPASEV, via the coding sequence ATGACCCGTTTATTCGGACCCGTGCCGTCCCGCAGACTTGGAATGTCCCTGGGAATAGACCTTGTTCCGCATAAGGTCTGTTCCTTCAATTGTGTCTACTGTGAGTGCGGTGCTACGACGAACCTTACCATTGAACGCCGGGAGTATGTTCCGGCGGATGAGGTGATCAGTGAGCTTTCCAGTTTTCTGAAAGAAAACCCCAAACCAGACTACCTGACCTTTTCCGGAGCGGGAGAACCTGTACTTAATTCTGGAATCGGAAAGGTCCTGGAGAGCATTAAAAAGGAGTTTCCACAGATTCCCGCAGCGGTGCTGACAAACGGCAGTCTCTTCGGTGATCCCGATGTTCGAAAGGCCCTGCTTCCTGCCGATCTTGTACTGCCTTCCCTGGATGCGGCATCGGAAAGGACATTCCGCAGGATCGACAGGCCCCACCGGGGTATAAACCTTGATGCGTATATACAGGGACTCGTCGACTTCCGGCAGGAATATTCCGGAGAGATCTGGCTTGAGGTTATGATTCTTCCCGGCTATAACGATAACCGGAATGATCTTTCCCTGCTTAAGGAAGCCATCCTCAGGATTAAGCCCGATAAGTTACAGTTGAACAGCCTTGACCGTCCGGGCACAATAAAGGACCTGCAGGCCGCCGATGAGGCGACCCTGAAGGCTGTTGTCGATTACTGGGGACTTGATAACGTGGAGATCATTGCCCCTGCTATAGTGCGGAAAAAAACCAAGGTATATCGCGCAGACACCGAATCTGCAATAGTTGAAACCCTGAAAAGACGCCCCTGCACCCTGCAGGATCTGGAGAAGATACTGGGAATCCATATAAACGAACTGAACAAATACCTGAGTGTTCTGGAAGCCTCGGGACGTGTTGAAGCAGTCAGTCAGCAACGGGGGCTGTTCTACAGGTACTGCGGACCGGCGTCGGAAGTCTGA
- a CDS encoding ATP-binding cassette domain-containing protein has protein sequence MSQSHLIISNVSFHYDNSLDPLFKNLSLTVSSGFTALVGKNGSGKTTLLRLIMGDLQPHSGSISAPESRLYCSQTTDAIPEGLDDFFNSLYSGDNEAGRLFSILGLDYDWPLRWDTLSRGERKRAQLAAALWAAPDFLALDEPTNHLDEDAQAMLINALKGYRGIALVVSHDRAFLDSLCDTSLFLQQGGILRRPGTLSSALEQEEREELEIHRRHEQEQKELKRLQKQTQLQKEKADRHSRDFSKRGLDPKDHDAKARVDGMRLSGKDAVGARLYKTMQQRAQRAEERLENLALPGKQKTGVTFKTRVSGGRRLVHLKEGKVPLGEDRILCHPELIIQSGDRVALSGPNGSGKTSLLWKILRTHRERSQNWLYLPQEVPSEMRLELERQYRELSDPKKGELLAFFSRLNGDPEGFTDVLSMSSGELSKFLLSLGLLRESEVIILDEPTNHLDLISRMAVEKALADWPGALLLISHDQIFREKLTRIHWEIRGTMLNVEVPLDL, from the coding sequence ATGAGCCAGTCTCATCTGATCATATCCAATGTAAGCTTTCATTATGATAATTCCCTGGATCCACTTTTTAAAAATCTCAGCCTGACTGTATCCTCCGGATTTACGGCCTTGGTCGGGAAAAACGGTTCAGGAAAAACAACATTACTGCGGCTGATTATGGGTGATCTTCAACCCCATTCAGGAAGCATTTCTGCTCCGGAGTCCAGGTTGTACTGTTCCCAGACCACCGATGCCATCCCGGAAGGTCTTGACGACTTTTTCAACTCCCTGTACAGCGGCGATAACGAGGCAGGACGCCTCTTCTCCATCCTCGGTTTGGATTACGACTGGCCACTGCGTTGGGATACCCTGAGCAGAGGCGAACGCAAGCGGGCTCAGCTGGCTGCGGCATTGTGGGCCGCTCCGGATTTCCTTGCCCTCGACGAGCCCACTAATCACCTGGACGAGGATGCTCAGGCTATGCTGATAAATGCTCTTAAGGGGTATCGGGGCATTGCCCTGGTGGTTAGTCACGACCGGGCGTTTCTTGACAGCCTATGCGATACCTCTCTGTTTCTGCAGCAGGGAGGGATACTGCGGCGTCCTGGAACCCTTTCCAGTGCCCTGGAGCAGGAGGAGAGGGAAGAGCTGGAAATACACAGGCGACATGAGCAGGAACAAAAAGAGTTAAAACGCCTGCAAAAGCAGACCCAGCTGCAGAAAGAAAAAGCCGACAGGCACAGTCGGGACTTTTCCAAGCGTGGTCTGGACCCTAAAGATCACGATGCCAAAGCCCGGGTCGACGGAATGCGTCTTTCCGGTAAGGATGCCGTCGGCGCCAGGCTGTACAAGACTATGCAGCAAAGGGCCCAAAGAGCGGAAGAACGCCTGGAAAATCTGGCTCTGCCCGGGAAGCAGAAGACAGGAGTTACCTTCAAAACTCGCGTTTCCGGCGGGCGCAGGCTGGTGCACCTTAAAGAGGGTAAAGTTCCTCTGGGCGAAGACCGCATTCTCTGCCATCCGGAACTGATTATACAGTCTGGAGACCGGGTTGCCCTTAGCGGGCCCAACGGTTCGGGGAAAACCAGCCTGCTGTGGAAAATACTCAGGACTCATCGGGAAAGGTCGCAGAATTGGCTGTACCTGCCCCAGGAGGTCCCTTCCGAAATGCGTCTTGAACTTGAGCGCCAATACCGGGAACTTTCTGACCCGAAAAAAGGAGAGCTGCTGGCGTTCTTTTCCCGTTTAAACGGAGATCCTGAGGGTTTCACCGATGTGCTGAGCATGAGCTCCGGAGAACTGAGTAAATTCCTGCTCTCCCTGGGTTTGCTGCGGGAGTCGGAGGTGATAATTCTTGACGAGCCAACCAATCATCTGGATCTTATCTCACGCATGGCTGTGGAAAAGGCACTCGCCGACTGGCCCGGCGCTCTGCTTTTAATCAGCCACGACCAGATTTTCCGGGAGAAGCTGACCCGGATTCATTGGGAAATACGGGGAACGATGTTGAATGTTGAAGTCCCTCTGGACCTGTAG
- a CDS encoding response regulator transcription factor, which produces MIRVFVVDDHPIVRCGLKFIAQKTSDIDICWEAENGSTALQMIREVEPDVIVLDISLPDISGMEVLKQLHSEGFAIPVLILSGSSDEQYAVRALKAGASGFLSKAGSTDEIIQAVRTASAGRYYISQRTAEKLAETFSLSESEYPHLLLSDREFDVMLFLAKGYRICDISNILNLSPTTVSTYRTRLLKKIAATAMRN; this is translated from the coding sequence ATGATTAGGGTTTTCGTTGTGGATGATCACCCCATAGTGCGTTGCGGTCTGAAGTTTATAGCTCAGAAAACTTCAGACATTGACATATGCTGGGAAGCGGAGAACGGCTCAACCGCACTTCAGATGATTCGTGAGGTAGAACCCGATGTGATAGTTCTAGATATCTCACTACCTGATATTAGTGGTATGGAAGTGCTCAAGCAACTTCACAGTGAAGGATTCGCTATTCCGGTTCTGATTCTGAGTGGTTCTTCTGATGAACAGTATGCAGTCCGCGCACTCAAGGCAGGAGCCTCCGGGTTTCTATCCAAAGCAGGGAGTACCGATGAGATAATCCAGGCTGTCCGTACTGCGAGTGCCGGGCGTTATTATATCAGCCAGCGGACGGCTGAAAAGCTCGCCGAAACATTTTCATTGTCAGAAAGTGAATACCCACATCTTTTGCTTTCCGATCGGGAGTTCGATGTGATGCTGTTTTTAGCAAAAGGTTATAGGATTTGTGACATCAGCAATATACTAAACCTGAGCCCTACTACAGTAAGCACCTATAGAACTCGGCTTCTAAAAAAAATAGCTGCAACAGCAATGCGGAACTGA
- a CDS encoding methyl-accepting chemotaxis protein: protein MKWFYNLKIANKLIIAFMLVTAITGVVGFIGISNMGKINNFADYMYETELMGLYYVKEANIQLIYATRAEKNLLIAPTIEEQGSYYDDYLAFIGEMDTLLEQAEPMFYSVEAEEMFQSLYQAIGEWRTTSARVVEIALAEGTAEARESRNLSMGAGREKLDVVDELMTQLGDIKEANAADSAVITTETYRASLKFMIILVAAGMILGILLGLFISRVISLPLKKGVSMANAISKGDLSYRIVIDRKDETGELVNALNHASVKLKEIVRAVKISAENVASGSQQLSTSSEQLSQGASEQASSAEEVSSSMEEMSATIRQTMDNSNQTESIANRSAADTVEGEQAVMQTVNAMKEITGKISIIEEIARQTNLLALNAAIEAARAGEYGRGFAVVAAEVRKLAERSQQAAREINELSESSVTVAESAGTLLNSIVPNIRKTAELVQEISAASNEQSSGAEQITEAIIQLDTVIQQNASASEQISSTATELSSQAEKLEEALLYFKVEDEVSSSVNRVIPRITVSAGRQNYSRGNGNREKGGITLKESNQAPLPVTADELDGDFETF, encoded by the coding sequence ATGAAATGGTTTTATAATCTGAAAATTGCGAACAAACTGATAATCGCGTTTATGCTGGTAACAGCCATAACGGGGGTTGTCGGTTTTATCGGTATTTCGAATATGGGCAAGATCAACAATTTTGCCGATTACATGTATGAAACTGAATTAATGGGTCTCTATTATGTAAAGGAAGCCAACATTCAGCTGATTTACGCCACCCGGGCAGAGAAGAATCTCCTGATAGCACCGACCATTGAAGAACAGGGTAGCTATTATGATGATTATCTTGCATTTATTGGAGAAATGGATACTCTTCTGGAACAGGCTGAGCCTATGTTTTATTCCGTTGAAGCTGAAGAGATGTTCCAGAGTCTTTATCAGGCCATAGGTGAATGGCGCACAACCAGTGCCCGGGTAGTCGAAATCGCCTTGGCCGAGGGAACTGCAGAGGCCAGGGAGTCCAGGAACCTGTCCATGGGCGCTGGCCGGGAAAAACTTGATGTAGTCGATGAGTTGATGACGCAGCTTGGGGACATAAAAGAGGCGAATGCGGCGGATTCTGCGGTGATAACAACGGAAACCTACAGGGCGAGTCTGAAATTCATGATTATCCTTGTTGCTGCCGGAATGATCCTTGGAATCTTGCTGGGGCTTTTTATCTCACGGGTTATCAGTTTGCCCTTGAAGAAAGGTGTTTCCATGGCCAACGCCATCTCCAAAGGCGATCTTTCCTACCGCATTGTTATCGATCGTAAGGACGAGACCGGAGAGCTGGTAAACGCCCTGAACCATGCGTCGGTAAAGCTGAAAGAAATCGTCAGAGCTGTAAAGATCTCTGCAGAAAACGTGGCGAGCGGAAGTCAGCAGCTTAGTACCTCCTCGGAACAGCTCTCCCAAGGAGCATCGGAGCAGGCCTCCTCTGCCGAGGAGGTGAGTTCTTCCATGGAAGAGATGTCTGCAACAATCCGTCAGACTATGGACAATTCCAACCAAACCGAAAGTATCGCCAATCGTTCGGCAGCTGATACCGTCGAAGGAGAGCAGGCTGTAATGCAGACTGTAAACGCCATGAAGGAGATAACCGGCAAGATCTCCATTATCGAGGAGATCGCCCGGCAGACAAACCTGCTGGCACTGAATGCCGCCATCGAGGCCGCCAGGGCGGGTGAGTACGGGCGGGGTTTTGCTGTTGTCGCTGCCGAGGTCCGGAAACTGGCGGAACGCAGTCAGCAGGCAGCCAGGGAAATAAACGAGCTTTCCGAGTCCAGTGTAACCGTTGCCGAAAGCGCGGGGACACTCCTGAACAGCATTGTACCGAATATCCGTAAGACCGCGGAACTGGTCCAGGAGATAAGCGCTGCCAGCAACGAACAGTCCAGCGGGGCCGAGCAGATTACCGAGGCCATAATACAGCTCGATACGGTTATCCAGCAGAACGCATCTGCATCTGAGCAGATTTCCAGCACTGCAACCGAGCTGTCTAGTCAGGCCGAGAAGCTCGAAGAGGCGCTTCTGTACTTTAAAGTCGAAGACGAGGTTTCTTCCTCCGTAAATAGAGTCATTCCCCGGATAACTGTGAGTGCGGGCAGACAGAACTATTCCAGAGGGAATGGTAATAGAGAGAAGGGCGGGATAACTCTAAAGGAGTCTAATCAAGCACCACTTCCCGTTACGGCAGACGAACTTGACGGGGATTTCGAAACCTTCTAA
- a CDS encoding chemotaxis protein CheW → MDASIQNTTNQFLVFSLKGEHYALPVEEVREVLDLSRITRIPGAPDYIRGIINVRGAVVPVMDLRLKFDSGIHEADDESRTIIVLDLSKRGLSASLGVLTDTVDAVLHIEEEMIDQPPQIGEHDRSGDSSYLKGIGKVEDDFVMILDTEKMFSPQDLVYGGNPASL, encoded by the coding sequence ATGGATGCGAGCATACAGAATACAACCAATCAGTTTCTGGTATTCAGTCTGAAAGGCGAACACTACGCCCTGCCTGTAGAGGAGGTGCGGGAGGTTCTGGATTTAAGCAGGATAACCAGGATTCCCGGGGCCCCCGATTATATTCGGGGTATTATAAATGTCCGAGGTGCAGTGGTCCCGGTTATGGATTTGCGGCTGAAATTTGATTCGGGAATTCATGAAGCAGATGATGAATCCCGGACTATTATTGTTCTGGATCTGAGCAAAAGAGGACTTTCAGCCTCTTTAGGGGTCCTTACCGACACTGTAGATGCAGTTCTGCATATAGAGGAAGAGATGATCGACCAGCCGCCCCAGATCGGCGAGCACGACAGGAGCGGAGACTCAAGCTATCTAAAAGGTATTGGTAAAGTCGAGGATGACTTTGTCATGATCCTTGATACCGAAAAGATGTTCTCTCCCCAGGATTTGGTTTACGGCGGGAATCCTGCTTCATTGTGA
- a CDS encoding substrate-binding domain-containing protein codes for MRITQKEIARRLGISLITVSRALNGTGYVSGSLKERIHTFARENNYVPHKASQVLVRNKVHRIAVFSSSLPAYFWGDIRKGIEVAAQEIRPFNYDVHYYTIPESDSESYIRRLSDEIEKGVSALAFVNQRLYDMKQIFQIAEKHDIPYVTFNVDAPDSNRICYIGSDYQAGGRLAGELIGKTLQFQNNPKVLIITSNERELRFSDAPDINKDRLSGFLSVTGSFFPNVKIDIQYITTKLQNGYVDTQITDLLHSRQGQVSAVYLIAAFNTEFLHALEKLEYSKTITLLHDIDSSAMHHLETHLLSAVIYQNPILQGYYTVKTLEHILETNDRSPLQGVEIVSNLILSENRNFYKNHYTSIS; via the coding sequence ATGCGAATTACTCAAAAAGAGATAGCACGTAGATTAGGTATTTCACTTATAACAGTCAGTCGAGCATTAAACGGCACTGGATATGTGTCCGGAAGCTTAAAAGAACGTATCCACACCTTCGCAAGAGAGAACAACTATGTTCCCCATAAAGCATCTCAGGTTTTGGTCCGAAACAAGGTACACAGAATTGCCGTATTCTCCTCTTCCCTGCCGGCCTATTTCTGGGGTGATATTCGCAAGGGAATCGAAGTTGCAGCTCAGGAAATCAGACCTTTCAACTATGACGTACATTATTACACAATCCCTGAATCAGATTCGGAAAGTTATATACGCAGACTGTCAGACGAAATTGAAAAGGGAGTCAGTGCTCTTGCTTTTGTTAATCAGAGGCTTTACGATATGAAACAGATATTCCAGATTGCAGAAAAGCATGATATTCCCTATGTAACCTTCAATGTGGACGCCCCGGATAGTAATCGAATTTGTTACATCGGATCGGATTATCAAGCCGGCGGACGGCTGGCTGGTGAACTGATAGGAAAAACTTTGCAATTCCAGAATAATCCGAAAGTATTGATCATCACGTCAAATGAACGCGAACTCCGTTTCTCCGATGCTCCTGATATAAACAAGGACCGGCTTTCCGGGTTCTTATCTGTAACAGGATCCTTTTTTCCGAATGTCAAAATTGATATTCAATACATAACCACAAAACTGCAAAACGGATATGTTGACACCCAAATTACGGACCTTCTGCACAGCCGCCAGGGGCAGGTAAGCGCCGTGTATCTTATTGCAGCCTTTAATACTGAATTTCTGCACGCCCTGGAGAAACTTGAATACAGCAAAACGATTACGCTTCTGCATGACATTGACAGCTCCGCCATGCACCATCTGGAGACTCATCTCCTCTCGGCTGTAATTTATCAGAACCCGATCCTTCAGGGCTATTATACAGTTAAGACCTTGGAACATATTCTGGAAACTAATGACAGATCTCCCCTCCAGGGAGTGGAGATCGTATCAAACCTGATTCTTTCAGAAAACAGAAATTTCTATAAGAATCACTATACTTCTATCAGTTGA